In bacterium 336/3, the following proteins share a genomic window:
- a CDS encoding ATPase: protein MTNQEKIGLLFEEMSKVVIGQEYMINRLLIGLCTNGHILLEGVPGLAKTMTINTLAKTLQLSFQRIQFTPDLLPADLVGTMIYNPKEGDFEVKKGPIFANLILADEINRSPAKVQSALLEAMQERQVTIGETTYPMDYPFLVLATQNPVEQEGTYPLPEAQIDRFMMKIYVGYLNKEQELAVMRRMSNMNFKPELLRVLNKEDITAIKQEINQITISETLEKYIIELVFATRYPADYNLRQEAQYVQFGASPRASISLNLAAKALAYLNQRDFVLPEDIKEVAMDVLNHRMILNYEAEADGITTRQVIESILKNVPITQ from the coding sequence ATGACTAATCAAGAAAAAATAGGTTTGCTCTTTGAAGAAATGAGTAAGGTTGTTATTGGACAAGAATACATGATAAATCGCTTGCTCATAGGTTTATGTACCAATGGGCATATTTTGTTAGAAGGTGTACCAGGTCTTGCAAAAACAATGACTATCAATACATTAGCGAAAACATTGCAATTGTCATTCCAACGCATTCAGTTTACACCTGACTTACTTCCTGCTGATTTGGTAGGGACTATGATTTATAACCCAAAAGAAGGTGATTTTGAGGTAAAAAAAGGACCTATTTTTGCTAACTTGATTTTAGCTGATGAAATTAATCGTTCACCTGCCAAAGTACAATCAGCTCTTTTGGAAGCTATGCAAGAACGCCAAGTAACTATTGGAGAAACAACCTATCCAATGGATTATCCGTTTTTGGTACTTGCTACGCAAAACCCTGTGGAACAAGAAGGTACATATCCGCTTCCTGAAGCTCAGATAGATAGATTTATGATGAAAATTTATGTAGGCTACCTCAATAAAGAGCAAGAACTGGCAGTGATGAGGCGAATGTCGAACATGAATTTTAAGCCTGAGCTTTTAAGAGTTTTGAATAAAGAAGATATTACAGCTATCAAGCAGGAAATCAATCAGATAACAATATCTGAAACACTCGAAAAATATATAATTGAACTCGTGTTTGCTACTCGTTATCCTGCTGACTACAATTTGCGTCAGGAGGCTCAGTATGTACAATTTGGAGCTTCACCAAGGGCAAGTATCAGCCTTAATTTGGCTGCTAAGGCATTGGCTTATCTCAATCAAAGAGATTTTGTACTACCCGAAGACATCAAAGAAGTGGCTATGGACGTTCTAAACCACAGAATGATACTCAATTATGAAGCAGAAGCAGACGGTATCACAACAAGGCAAGTCATAGAAAGCATTTTGAAGAATGTTCCTATTACGCAATAA
- a CDS encoding peptidase S10, giving the protein MKELKEAKEPNPKLFDRNIVETRQQTTIAGKNIKYTTQAGYLTLRDETGKPRADIFFMAYLQDGADVNSRPITFTFNGGPGSASVWLHMGCIGPKRVVMNDKGEPLPPPYKYVNNEYSWLDKTDLVFIDPVNTGYSRAAEGEKPAQFLGYVEDIESVGEFIRLYCSQYKRWASPKYLAGESYGTTRAVGLANFLQNRYNLYVNGLCLISSILNFQTARFDKGNDLPYTLFLPTYTATAFYHKKLAPELQQDLSKTLKEVENFALGEYATFLTKGDLATETETKNVADKLARYTGLSQTYLKNCYYRIEIGRFTKELLRNEGKIVGRLDSRLTGVDYDNAGERFEFDPSLDATISGPYATAINHYIRQELKYNNNLPYEVLTSRVQPWNYNNVQNRYLNVGEELRSAMSKNPALKVWVCSGYYDFATPYFATEYTFNHLMLRPEQKKNVKITYYEAGHMMYIHKESFLKMRKDLEGFYE; this is encoded by the coding sequence ATCAAAGAGCTAAAGGAAGCTAAAGAGCCGAATCCTAAGCTTTTTGATAGAAATATTGTTGAAACCAGACAACAAACGACTATTGCAGGTAAAAACATCAAATATACCACTCAGGCAGGTTATCTGACCCTCAGAGATGAAACTGGCAAGCCCAGAGCCGATATATTTTTTATGGCTTATCTGCAAGATGGAGCAGACGTTAATTCCAGACCTATCACTTTTACTTTCAATGGTGGACCTGGTTCAGCTTCGGTATGGTTACACATGGGTTGTATTGGACCTAAAAGAGTAGTAATGAACGATAAAGGAGAACCCTTGCCCCCTCCCTACAAATATGTAAACAATGAATATAGCTGGCTTGATAAAACGGATTTGGTATTCATTGACCCCGTCAATACTGGTTATAGCAGGGCAGCCGAAGGCGAAAAACCTGCTCAATTTTTGGGTTATGTAGAAGATATTGAATCTGTGGGTGAATTTATTCGTTTATACTGCTCTCAGTACAAACGCTGGGCTTCACCTAAATATCTTGCAGGCGAAAGTTATGGTACAACAAGAGCCGTAGGTCTTGCCAATTTCTTACAAAATCGTTATAATTTGTATGTCAATGGCTTATGCCTGATTTCAAGCATTTTGAATTTCCAAACTGCCCGATTTGACAAAGGAAATGATTTACCTTATACTTTATTTTTGCCAACCTATACAGCAACAGCTTTTTATCATAAAAAATTAGCACCCGAATTGCAACAAGATTTATCCAAAACACTTAAAGAAGTAGAGAATTTTGCTTTAGGAGAATATGCTACTTTCTTAACAAAAGGCGATTTAGCTACAGAAACAGAAACTAAAAATGTAGCTGATAAACTGGCTCGTTATACTGGGCTTTCACAAACCTATCTTAAAAATTGTTATTATAGAATAGAAATAGGAAGGTTTACAAAAGAGCTTTTAAGAAATGAAGGCAAAATAGTTGGTCGTTTGGATAGCAGACTGACTGGCGTGGATTATGACAATGCTGGTGAACGTTTTGAATTTGACCCAAGTTTAGATGCCACTATCTCAGGACCTTATGCTACAGCTATCAATCATTATATACGTCAAGAACTCAAATACAATAATAATTTGCCTTACGAAGTGCTGACAAGCCGTGTACAGCCTTGGAATTATAACAATGTTCAAAACCGATATTTGAATGTAGGTGAGGAACTTCGCAGTGCTATGTCGAAAAATCCAGCCCTGAAAGTTTGGGTTTGTAGTGGCTATTACGATTTTGCAACCCCTTATTTTGCCACAGAATACACTTTTAACCACCTCATGCTTCGCCCTGAACAGAAGAAAAACGTGAAAATTACCTACTACGAAGCAGGACACATGATGTATATCCATAAAGAATCTTTCCTTAAAATGCGAAAAGATTTGGAAGGATTTTATGAGTAA
- a CDS encoding branched-chain amino acid aminotransferase, which yields MQIHIQKAEKSRLEAFNFESFSFGIETTDHILIAKYAQNQWAEAKIEPYREISLSPLAMCFHYGQTVFEGLKAYKQPSGAINIFRLDKHAERMNKSLRRMCMPEVPQELFIEGTKQLVNLEKNWISDKEGYSLYLRPFMIATESRLGLVPSQEYLFMVVATPMASYYSKPLKVRVEREYVRAVEGGAGAAKNGGNYGAAFYPTIQANTAGYDQILWTDAQTHNYFEESGTMNLMFIVNGTLLTPPAGSTVLEGVTRDSVLQIARHIGIAVEERPISITEIQNYFESGSKIEAFGVGTAAIIAPFSQIDIDTKSYIPYFQEDAQMFVLKKHLQDIRLGISQDIWGWNTIL from the coding sequence ATGCAAATACATATTCAGAAAGCCGAGAAAAGTCGTTTAGAGGCTTTTAATTTTGAGAGTTTTTCGTTTGGTATAGAAACAACAGACCATATACTTATTGCCAAATATGCTCAAAATCAATGGGCAGAGGCGAAAATAGAGCCTTATCGAGAGATTTCTCTTTCGCCACTTGCAATGTGTTTTCATTATGGACAAACCGTTTTCGAGGGGCTTAAAGCCTACAAACAACCTTCTGGAGCTATTAATATTTTTAGATTAGATAAACATGCTGAACGCATGAACAAGTCTTTGAGGCGTATGTGTATGCCCGAAGTGCCTCAGGAACTATTTATAGAAGGAACAAAACAACTTGTAAATCTCGAAAAAAACTGGATAAGCGATAAAGAAGGCTATTCGTTGTATTTACGTCCTTTCATGATAGCCACAGAAAGCAGATTGGGGCTTGTGCCTTCACAAGAGTATTTATTTATGGTAGTGGCTACACCAATGGCATCTTATTACTCCAAACCCTTGAAAGTGAGAGTAGAACGTGAGTATGTAAGAGCTGTGGAGGGTGGGGCAGGAGCGGCCAAAAATGGTGGAAATTATGGTGCTGCTTTTTATCCGACTATACAAGCCAATACAGCAGGTTACGACCAAATTCTTTGGACAGATGCTCAAACCCACAATTATTTTGAAGAATCAGGGACTATGAATCTAATGTTTATTGTCAATGGAACGCTTCTCACACCTCCTGCGGGTAGTACAGTATTAGAAGGTGTAACACGAGACTCTGTACTTCAAATAGCAAGGCATATTGGTATTGCTGTTGAAGAACGCCCTATTAGCATCACAGAAATTCAAAATTATTTTGAGAGTGGTAGCAAAATAGAAGCTTTTGGTGTAGGAACGGCTGCTATTATTGCTCCTTTCTCGCAGATAGATATAGATACAAAAAGTTATATACCGTATTTCCAAGAGGATGCTCAAATGTTTGTATTGAAAAAACACTTACAAGACATTAGGCTTGGTATAAGCCAAGATATTTGGGGCTGGAATACAATTTTATAG
- a CDS encoding metallophosphoesterase has protein sequence MNRTFVVGDIHGCFDELIELLESVALQPDDFLISVGDIVDRGNKSLEVYQFFKNRHNSVVLMGNHERKHLNQVLSYAQEIVKVQFGEEYQGFLEWLQTLPYYYETPDAIIVHAAFEQGKNLQEQREDVLCGATAGERYLETLYPENTYWNDYYTDNKSIIYGHHVVGDSPKIKNNTYGIDTGCCHGDFLTMIELPDFKVHQVKAKKDYWKEEQIKWQIPVLKSKDWNNMSFENIQKQLEKSSYIQEPQTRDYLDNLEKWTHDLKNSLPNILQKINNLSQDLLGQFPEEFNQKATQYPFSTYLFKAKAKNLHLKDLEKGLNTPQKVLDIVKIL, from the coding sequence ATGAACAGAACATTTGTAGTAGGTGATATTCATGGTTGTTTTGATGAACTGATAGAATTATTAGAAAGTGTAGCTCTCCAGCCTGATGATTTTCTTATTTCTGTGGGTGATATTGTGGATAGAGGCAATAAATCCTTAGAAGTATATCAGTTTTTTAAGAATAGACATAATTCTGTTGTACTCATGGGAAACCATGAACGAAAACATCTCAATCAAGTACTTTCTTATGCTCAAGAAATTGTAAAAGTGCAATTTGGAGAAGAATATCAAGGCTTTTTAGAGTGGTTACAAACATTACCTTACTACTACGAAACTCCTGATGCCATTATCGTTCATGCTGCTTTTGAGCAAGGCAAAAACCTCCAAGAACAACGAGAAGATGTACTTTGTGGTGCTACTGCTGGCGAACGATACTTAGAAACTTTATATCCCGAAAATACTTACTGGAATGATTATTATACTGATAATAAATCCATTATCTATGGGCATCATGTAGTAGGTGATTCTCCTAAAATCAAAAATAATACTTATGGCATTGATACAGGCTGTTGTCATGGAGATTTCTTGACTATGATAGAACTTCCTGATTTTAAGGTTCATCAAGTAAAAGCAAAAAAAGATTATTGGAAAGAAGAGCAAATCAAATGGCAAATTCCTGTACTAAAGTCTAAAGACTGGAATAATATGTCTTTTGAGAACATACAAAAACAGCTTGAAAAATCAAGTTATATCCAAGAACCTCAAACCCGAGACTATCTTGATAATCTTGAAAAATGGACTCATGATTTAAAAAACTCATTGCCTAATATATTACAGAAAATCAATAATTTATCTCAAGATTTATTAGGACAATTCCCAGAAGAATTTAACCAAAAAGCTACGCAATATCCTTTTAGCACTTATTTATTCAAAGCTAAAGCTAAAAATTTACATCTCAAAGATTTGGAAAAAGGCTTAAATACTCCTCAAAAAGTATTGGATATAGTCAAAATACTTTAG
- a CDS encoding riboflavin biosynthesis protein RibF, with the protein MQIFHNTQDFPDLPFAVVTSGTFDGVHIGHQQILQRIIQIAKENNGQSVVITFFPHPRMFFGQDVKLLNTLEEKISLLKKTGIDYLLVLPFNHELSNLSAEEFIQKIYIQTTQAKKLVIGYDHHFGKGREGNFEFLQKSISEHPFDIEEIPEQDIDQIAISSTKIRNALLQGDVQTASKYLGSAYQMKGLVVKGDQLGRTIGYPTANIHIEENYKLIPYDGIYAVKVYIENSEYGGMLYIGNRPTLQNPSEKRIEVNIFDFEDDIYGKTIQIEFIDFIRPDAKLSGLEALQMQLAQDKIDALQKISSLQSNLTE; encoded by the coding sequence ATGCAAATTTTTCATAATACACAAGATTTTCCTGATTTGCCTTTTGCCGTTGTAACCAGTGGTACATTTGATGGGGTTCATATTGGACATCAACAAATATTACAGCGTATTATTCAAATTGCCAAAGAGAATAATGGGCAAAGTGTAGTGATTACGTTTTTTCCTCATCCACGCATGTTTTTTGGGCAAGATGTAAAATTACTCAATACTTTAGAAGAAAAAATAAGTTTACTCAAAAAAACAGGCATTGATTACCTGCTTGTACTTCCGTTCAACCATGAACTTTCTAATCTTTCAGCAGAAGAATTTATCCAGAAAATTTATATACAAACCACTCAAGCCAAAAAATTGGTGATTGGTTACGACCATCATTTTGGTAAAGGAAGAGAAGGTAATTTTGAGTTTTTACAAAAGAGTATTTCAGAGCATCCATTTGATATTGAGGAAATTCCAGAACAAGATATAGACCAAATAGCTATCAGTTCTACCAAAATCAGAAATGCTCTTTTGCAAGGAGATGTACAAACAGCCTCTAAATATTTAGGTTCAGCCTATCAGATGAAAGGATTGGTTGTAAAAGGAGACCAATTGGGCAGAACTATTGGCTACCCAACAGCCAATATTCATATTGAAGAAAATTATAAACTTATTCCTTATGATGGAATTTATGCTGTGAAGGTATATATAGAAAACTCCGAATATGGAGGAATGCTTTATATTGGCAATCGCCCTACACTTCAAAATCCTTCTGAAAAACGAATTGAAGTGAATATCTTTGATTTTGAAGACGATATTTATGGTAAAACCATTCAGATTGAATTTATAGATTTTATTCGCCCTGATGCCAAACTTTCAGGACTTGAAGCTCTACAAATGCAACTCGCTCAAGATAAAATAGATGCATTGCAGAAAATTAGTTCTTTACAAAGTAATCTGACTGAATGA
- a CDS encoding primosomal protein N', with protein MKIFEPNETERVTLFVDVILPIPIPKLFTYRIPFELNEVVQVGSRAIVQFGNKKVLTAVIAKIHQVPPQHYQAKYILELLDTEPLVTQKQLDLFAWMADYYLCTIGEVMNIALPSGLKISSQSMIELNPNSNPEEFELTEKETKLLGILKEKKALAYQEAAVFLELKNIYHIIKSLTEKELIIVYEEVKERYQPKKVKKVRLTRDYLDKADLEKLFKYLEEKEPKQLDVLLLYLRNVPVFRDWTLNETGLEKSVFRSNPQISNSSVETLTKNGIFEEFEIVVSRFADIQPADSYELNLTNIQQQAVDKVMELFEDKQTVLLHGITGSGKTEIYIDLIQKVLDSGSQVLYLLPEIALTTQIVARLRKIFGDKMGVYHSKFSDNERVEVWKGVINQKFSFVVGVRSAVFLPFDNLGLIIVDEEHEPSYKQNEPAPRYHARDVAVLIAHMQQAKVLLGSATPAVESYYNAQMEKYGFIALRQRFGNAQLPDIELVDMKEEKKQKKMKQNYSSVMFSEMESTLAKQEQVILFQNRRGYSPYLSCSDCGWIPKCNNCNVSLTYHQHSTELRCHYCGFKMAVPQSCFACGSTKIKSVGYGTEKLEDDLKTLLPEAKVRRMDLDTTRQKNAYQNIINDFETGQIDILVGTQMISKGLDFDKVSLVGIFDADRLLYFADFRSHERAFQLITQVSGRAGRRDIKGKVIIQTNTPEHPTLQRVLKNDYEGFYEEEILEREKYSYPPFARLIKLTIRHREKDITKDAAQVLTELLREQLGKPRVLGPESPLIDRIRNQYIKHILVKLEREKINLKAVKEFVAQQCQNVMLMKQFKSVQVVIDVDPM; from the coding sequence ATGAAGATTTTTGAACCCAACGAAACTGAGAGAGTAACCCTATTTGTTGATGTTATTTTACCCATTCCTATTCCAAAATTATTTACGTATCGTATCCCATTCGAACTCAACGAAGTTGTACAAGTAGGCTCAAGGGCTATTGTACAATTTGGAAATAAAAAAGTATTAACAGCAGTTATTGCTAAAATTCACCAAGTACCACCCCAACACTATCAAGCCAAATATATTCTCGAACTTTTGGATACTGAGCCACTCGTTACCCAAAAACAACTCGATTTATTTGCTTGGATGGCAGACTATTACCTTTGTACCATTGGCGAGGTAATGAACATTGCTCTGCCTTCGGGGCTTAAAATCAGTAGTCAATCCATGATTGAGTTAAATCCTAATAGTAACCCCGAAGAGTTTGAACTGACTGAAAAAGAAACTAAATTATTAGGTATTCTCAAAGAAAAAAAGGCATTGGCGTATCAAGAAGCAGCCGTTTTTTTAGAACTCAAAAATATTTATCATATCATCAAATCGCTGACAGAAAAAGAATTGATAATTGTCTATGAAGAAGTAAAAGAACGCTATCAGCCCAAAAAAGTCAAAAAAGTACGTCTTACACGAGATTATCTCGATAAAGCAGATTTAGAGAAACTTTTTAAATATCTTGAAGAAAAAGAGCCCAAACAGCTTGATGTACTCCTTTTATACCTCAGAAATGTGCCTGTTTTCAGAGATTGGACACTCAACGAAACAGGTTTGGAGAAATCGGTGTTTCGTTCTAATCCTCAAATTTCCAATTCTTCTGTAGAAACACTTACTAAAAATGGTATTTTCGAGGAATTTGAAATTGTGGTTTCTCGTTTTGCCGATATCCAACCTGCTGATAGCTACGAGTTAAACCTTACTAACATCCAACAACAAGCTGTTGATAAAGTGATGGAGCTTTTTGAAGACAAACAAACTGTTTTGTTGCATGGTATTACGGGTAGTGGTAAAACAGAAATTTATATTGATCTCATTCAGAAGGTTTTAGACTCTGGTTCGCAAGTTTTGTATCTGCTTCCAGAAATCGCCCTGACTACCCAAATTGTAGCTCGTTTGCGTAAAATATTCGGAGATAAAATGGGTGTGTATCATTCAAAATTTTCTGATAATGAGCGTGTTGAGGTGTGGAAAGGTGTCATCAATCAGAAGTTTTCGTTTGTGGTGGGTGTTCGTTCAGCTGTTTTTCTGCCCTTCGATAACCTTGGGCTGATTATCGTGGATGAAGAACATGAACCATCTTACAAGCAAAATGAGCCTGCTCCTCGCTATCATGCCCGTGATGTGGCAGTCTTGATTGCCCACATGCAACAAGCCAAAGTGCTTTTGGGTTCGGCTACGCCTGCCGTTGAGAGCTATTACAATGCTCAAATGGAAAAATATGGTTTTATTGCCTTACGCCAACGTTTTGGCAATGCCCAACTGCCCGATATAGAGCTGGTGGATATGAAAGAAGAAAAAAAACAGAAGAAAATGAAGCAAAATTATTCTTCTGTAATGTTTTCTGAGATGGAAAGTACCCTTGCCAAGCAAGAACAAGTGATTTTATTCCAAAACCGAAGAGGCTATTCGCCATACCTGAGTTGTAGCGATTGTGGCTGGATTCCCAAATGTAATAATTGTAATGTAAGTTTGACCTACCACCAACATTCTACTGAATTGCGTTGTCATTATTGTGGCTTCAAAATGGCTGTTCCGCAATCTTGTTTTGCTTGTGGCTCTACCAAAATAAAATCGGTGGGTTATGGAACTGAAAAACTTGAAGATGACCTGAAAACCCTACTTCCAGAGGCAAAAGTAAGACGTATGGACTTAGACACCACTCGTCAGAAAAATGCGTACCAAAACATCATCAACGATTTTGAAACTGGACAAATTGATATACTTGTGGGTACTCAGATGATTAGCAAAGGCTTAGATTTTGATAAAGTAAGTTTAGTAGGCATTTTTGATGCTGATAGATTGCTTTATTTTGCTGATTTCCGTTCACATGAAAGAGCTTTTCAACTGATTACACAGGTAAGCGGAAGAGCAGGAAGAAGGGATATCAAAGGAAAAGTAATTATCCAAACCAATACACCCGAACACCCAACACTCCAAAGGGTACTTAAAAACGATTATGAAGGTTTTTATGAGGAAGAAATTTTAGAAAGAGAGAAATACAGCTATCCACCCTTTGCAAGACTCATAAAACTGACCATTCGCCACCGAGAAAAAGACATTACCAAAGACGCAGCCCAAGTACTCACTGAACTGCTTAGGGAGCAACTTGGCAAGCCTCGTGTACTCGGTCCCGAATCGCCACTGATAGACCGTATCCGAAACCAGTACATCAAACATATTTTGGTAAAACTGGAACGTGAAAAAATTAACCTGAAAGCTGTGAAGGAGTTTGTTGCCCAACAATGCCAAAATGTAATGCTGATGAAACAATTTAAAAGCGTACAAGTTGTGATAGATGTAGATCCGATGTAG
- a CDS encoding signal recognition particle-docking protein FtsY, with product MKFFGLFSKEKKESLDKGLEKTKTNFFSKLGKAIAGKSKVDDEILDELENILISSDVGVDTTLKIIKRIEERVKKDKYLNASELDKLLKEEIVELLAENKSEDLQDFEIPALSTPYVIMVVGVNGVGKTTTIGKIAAQYHQKGKKVVLGAADTFRAAAVEQLKIWGNRVGIPVIELGMNKEPSSVVYEAAKQASELKADILIIDTAGRLHNKLHLMNELAKMKKTVQKFIPDAPHEVLLVLDGSTGQNAVQQAREFTKTTEVTSLAITKLDGTAKGGVVIGISDEFKIPVKYIGVGEKIEDLQIFNRAEFVDSLFKQN from the coding sequence GTGAAATTTTTTGGATTGTTTTCAAAAGAAAAAAAAGAATCTCTGGATAAAGGTCTAGAAAAAACGAAAACCAATTTTTTTAGTAAACTGGGCAAGGCTATTGCTGGTAAATCGAAAGTGGATGATGAAATCCTTGATGAACTAGAAAATATCCTTATCTCTTCGGATGTGGGTGTAGATACAACACTCAAAATTATTAAACGAATTGAAGAAAGAGTAAAAAAAGATAAATACCTCAATGCAAGTGAATTAGATAAACTCCTGAAAGAAGAAATTGTTGAACTTCTTGCTGAAAACAAATCAGAAGATTTACAAGATTTTGAAATACCTGCTCTTAGTACGCCCTACGTAATTATGGTTGTGGGTGTAAATGGTGTAGGAAAAACGACCACCATTGGCAAAATTGCAGCCCAATATCATCAGAAAGGTAAAAAAGTAGTTTTGGGTGCAGCAGATACATTTAGGGCTGCGGCTGTGGAACAACTAAAAATTTGGGGAAATCGTGTGGGCATCCCTGTAATTGAACTGGGTATGAATAAAGAACCCTCTAGCGTGGTGTACGAAGCAGCCAAACAAGCCTCTGAACTCAAAGCAGATATACTCATTATAGATACAGCAGGTAGATTGCACAACAAACTTCACTTGATGAATGAACTCGCCAAAATGAAGAAAACGGTTCAAAAATTTATTCCAGATGCTCCTCATGAGGTTTTATTGGTATTAGATGGCAGTACAGGACAAAATGCTGTTCAGCAAGCAAGAGAGTTCACTAAAACAACAGAAGTAACATCACTTGCCATTACGAAACTGGATGGTACAGCCAAAGGAGGCGTTGTGATAGGTATTTCGGATGAGTTTAAAATTCCTGTAAAATATATTGGTGTAGGCGAAAAGATAGAAGATTTACAGATTTTCAACAGAGCCGAATTTGTGGATTCGCTGTTTAAACAAAATTAA
- a CDS encoding Holliday junction resolvase — MPRIIAIDYGSKRVGLAVTDNLKIIATALETVHSKDVLAFLEKYMQKEEVESFVVGMPKNLDGEDTNNTQLVETFVKALKKKFPEMPVNLMDERFTSKIALEAMIMSGSKKKDRNNKSGNIDKVSAVIILQDYLSSLSR; from the coding sequence ATGCCAAGAATAATAGCAATAGATTATGGTTCAAAAAGAGTTGGTTTAGCTGTGACAGATAACCTGAAAATTATAGCAACTGCTTTAGAAACAGTACATTCTAAAGATGTATTAGCATTTTTAGAAAAATATATGCAGAAGGAAGAAGTAGAATCTTTTGTGGTAGGAATGCCTAAAAATTTGGATGGAGAAGATACTAATAACACTCAACTTGTAGAAACCTTTGTAAAAGCACTTAAAAAGAAGTTTCCTGAAATGCCTGTTAATCTTATGGATGAACGTTTTACATCCAAAATTGCTTTGGAAGCTATGATTATGAGTGGTTCTAAAAAGAAAGATAGAAATAATAAATCGGGTAATATAGATAAAGTTAGTGCTGTAATCATCTTACAAGACTATCTAAGCAGTCTTTCTAGATAA
- a CDS encoding NAD-dependent dehydratase translates to MKRVLITGAAGFLGSHLCDRFITEGYQVVGMDNLITGNLANIEHLFKLKEFEFYHHDVSKFVHVPGNIDYILHFASPASPIDYLKIPIQTLKVGSLGTHNLLGLAKTKKARILVASTSEVYGDPLVHPQNEDYWGNVNPIGPRGVYDEAKRFQEAITMAYHTYHGLETRIVRIFNTFGPRMRLDDGRALPAFMSQALKGEDITVFGDGSQTRSFCYVDDLVEGIYRLLLSDYAFPVNVGNPEEITLLEFAEEIQKLTNTNSKIVFEALPKDDPKQRKPDITRAKEILNWEPRFTRSEGLKKTLEYFQNALK, encoded by the coding sequence ATGAAAAGAGTTCTTATTACAGGAGCAGCAGGCTTTTTAGGTTCACATTTATGTGATAGATTTATTACAGAAGGTTATCAGGTGGTAGGTATGGATAACCTCATTACAGGAAATTTAGCCAATATAGAACATCTGTTTAAACTCAAGGAGTTTGAGTTTTATCACCATGATGTTTCAAAATTTGTGCATGTACCAGGTAATATAGACTACATCCTCCATTTTGCATCGCCAGCAAGTCCTATAGATTATCTAAAAATTCCTATTCAAACACTCAAAGTAGGGTCTTTGGGAACGCATAACTTATTAGGTTTGGCTAAAACCAAAAAAGCAAGAATTTTAGTTGCATCTACTTCAGAAGTGTATGGTGATCCTCTAGTACACCCTCAAAATGAAGACTATTGGGGCAATGTAAATCCTATTGGTCCAAGAGGTGTATATGATGAAGCCAAAAGATTCCAAGAAGCTATTACGATGGCTTATCACACTTATCATGGTTTAGAAACTCGTATTGTTCGTATCTTCAATACATTTGGACCTCGTATGCGTTTGGATGATGGTAGAGCTTTACCAGCATTTATGAGCCAAGCCTTAAAAGGAGAGGATATCACCGTTTTTGGAGATGGTTCACAAACTCGTTCTTTTTGTTATGTAGATGATTTGGTAGAAGGAATTTATCGTTTGTTATTAAGTGATTATGCTTTCCCTGTCAATGTAGGTAATCCTGAAGAAATTACACTTTTAGAGTTTGCAGAGGAAATACAAAAACTCACCAATACAAATTCTAAAATTGTGTTTGAGGCTTTACCCAAAGATGACCCTAAACAAAGAAAACCAGATATTACAAGAGCCAAAGAAATTTTAAATTGGGAGCCTCGTTTTACTCGTTCCGAAGGACTCAAAAAAACACTTGAATATTTTCAAAATGCATTAAAATAA